A section of the Pristiophorus japonicus isolate sPriJap1 chromosome 4, sPriJap1.hap1, whole genome shotgun sequence genome encodes:
- the LOC139262198 gene encoding ferritin heavy chain, oocyte isoform-like: protein MASQVRQNYHQDCEDAVNKQLNMELYSSYVYLSMSFYFDRDDVALRHFAEFFKEQSHEEREHAEKLMEFQNRRGGRIILADVKKPEQDEWSNGLEVMQRALQMEKNVNQSLLDLHKLSTERTDPHLCDFLKTHYLDEQVKMIKKLGDHITNLKRLGAPENGLGEYLFDKHTLGE from the exons ATGGCTTCTCAAGTgcgtcagaactaccaccaggattgtgaggatgctgtcaacaagcagctCAACATGGAGCTATATTCCTCCTAcgtttatctctctatg tccttctactttgaccgtgatgatgttgccctgcgtcactttgctgagttcttcaaagagcagtcacatgaggaacgagagcatgctgagaaactgatggaatttcAGAATCGACGTGGGGGCCGGATTATCTTGGCGGACGTCAAG aaaccagagcaggatgagtggagcaatggtctggaggtgatgcagagagctctgcagatggagaagaatgtgaaccagagtctgctggatctgcacaaactctccactgagaGGACAGATCCTCAT ttgtgtgacttcctgaagacccactacttggatgaacaagtgaagatgatcaagaagcttggagatcacatcaccaacctgaagagactgggagcccctgagaatggtctGGGAGAGTACTTGTTTGACAAGCACACCTTGGGAGAGTGA